From the genome of Fusarium keratoplasticum isolate Fu6.1 chromosome 11, whole genome shotgun sequence, one region includes:
- a CDS encoding Nha1-C domain-containing protein: protein MEVALTFGSLGDIIAICQVAVQLGRAIGVGSGVVGESAKEYQDFGEDLDAFVRILMQVVATYQQHEFSPYLDGLDNAAKSVIDQCGSLIQDTLEHIQPKYHESLRVGGSGKKINDIYRKIEWSMREKDRLRYTREKLQDGVQRLSLLTTLAARKSARVDNATLCSRIEEIRQLVSDTSQSREEIFELLRVQSRASENQAEKLEDMSQQLVTQEKSSRDILGLAKDTFYGMLEVKALLVQISQTVINLQVIASNSMFLRPLDPTKELPVILEDALGNELPIPAQWLDSLEWEVLYGLLKGHFKGRNGYDMVLKREYALEESSSGRDLDTDRPLYFCLRRGMKINMSMIFNASTVVTGACPRCNKVTDVPEDVTVQCTSSDCGMWFRTQKVVIEASEISDSLQVTGVKSAPIGQIVTSVPVQPADFQRVRLLRQETPEFQNTSPSDEMYNIEMDERRNERRHQPARAFQIGNKIIIEDGDGEVIKTYELPTSKDHNTDDSKSSAASSEANFGGVFGRAVASESVTKESVVAETEAADDKDTIGGVDRRMTKDEFIHEVEKLDSKANASPEL from the exons atggaaGTCGCTCTCACGTTTGGCAGTCTGGGCGATATCATTGCCATCTGCCAGGTTGCCGTCCAGCTGGGACGTGCCATCGGTGTTGGAAGCGGGGTCGTTGGCGAGAGCGCCAAAGAATACCAGGATTTCGGTGAGGACCTGGATGCCTTTGTCCGCATCCTGATGCAG GTTGTGGCGACGTACCAGCAGCACGAGTTTTCGCCCTATCTAGACGGCCTTGACAATGCTGCCAAGTCCGTCATCGATCAGTGCGGATCTCTTATTCAAGACACCCTGGAACATATCCAACCGAAATACCATGAGAGTCTCCGTGTTGGGGGGTCTGGCAAGAAGATTAATGATATATATAGGAAGATTGAGTGGTCGATGAGGGAGAAAGACCGGCTGCGGTATACCCGGGAAAAGTTGCAAGATGGCGTCCAGAGGCTTTCACTTCTGACCACCCTCGCTGCCAG GAAATCCGCCCGAGTTGACAATGCCACCCTATGTAGTCGAATCGAAGAAATCCGACAGCTAGTGTCTGACACCAGCCAAAGTCGCGAGGAGATATTTGAACTTCTGCGAGTCCAGAGCAGAGCGAGTGAGAACCAAGCTGAAAAGCTCGAGGATATGAGCCAGCAGCTTGTGACACAGGAGAAGAGCAGCCGGGACATTCTAGGGCTGGCCAAGGACACGTTCTACGGCATGCTTGAAGTAAAAGCCCTCCTCGTTCAGATCTCCCAAACTGTTATCAATCTACAGGTCATAGCGTCTAACTCCATGTTCCTTCGTCCACTGGACCCGACTAAGGAGCTTCCCGTCATCCTAGAGGATGCCCTTGGAAACGAGCTTCCAATCCCAGCTCAATGGCTGGATTCATTAGAATGGGAA GTCCTTTATGGCTTGCTTAAAGGCCACTTCAAAGGCCGTAACGGCTATGATATGGTGCTGAAGCGAGAATACGCCCTCGAAGAGAGTTCATCAGGACGAGATCTTGATACAGATCGGCCTCTTTACTTTTGCCTTCGAAGAGGGATGAAGATTAACATGAGCATGATATTCAACGCCTCTACCGTCGTCACTGGCGCTTGTCCACGATGCAATAAAGTGACAGATGTGCCGGAAGATGTCACTGTCCAATG CACGAGTTCTGACTGCGGGATGTGGTTCCGCACGCAGAAGGTTGTTATCGAGGCCTCAGAAATTTCGGATTCATTGCAAGTCACTGGTGTCAAATCTGCGCCCATCGGCCAGATAGTGACAAGCGTTCCCGTCCAGCCTGCCGATTTCCAAAGAGTGCGACTTCTTCGCCAAGAAACCCCTGAATTTCAAAACACATCCCCTAGTGACGAGATGTACAATATTGAAATGGATGAGCGTAGGAATGAACGAAGACACCAGCCTGCCAGGGCCTTCCAAATCGGTAACAAA ATTATCATTGAAGACGGGGAtggcgaggtcatcaagaccTACGAGCTACCTACGAGCAAGGACCACAACACCGACGATAGCAAAAGTTCAGCTGCAAGTAGCGAAGCTAACTTTGGAGGAGTATTTGGAAGAGCTGTGGCGAGTGAGTCGGTAACAAAGGAGTCAGTCGTCGCAGAGACCGAGGCAGCGGACGATAAGGACACCATTGGCGGTGTCGATCGGCGCATGACCAAGGATGAGTTCATCCACGAGGTGGAAAAGTTGGATTCCAAAGCCAACGCCTCCCCTGAGCTATAG
- a CDS encoding CFEM domain-containing protein, whose translation MTLARKTVLLLAACLLITFAEAQDALPVLPSCASSCFTTFDGDSPSANTTCSDLDIKCICQDATFLDTMICCLHEACSDSDRESAEAYARSLCKTTGKATSADGISLPTESSGTSSDSNTGAGGSSSENSSGSDYGSSSSHHKIHHSSKAGLGAGLGVGLPAAAALIGGILYRLRRKKNPPAAPPTAPTLTNGINELPAGSNPPHFQPQPQPVGTYPQAGAAAYGTLEKDTSHMGVTTASSPVYELPPQHHPQSGLPPYASPPVHELPLTGWQQPELPGSTVPPVHELPLNPHLNPGAPGSQPH comes from the exons ATGACACTCGCAAGGAAGACAGTGTTGCTATTGGCAGCGTGCCTCTTGATAACCTTTGCAGAGGCTCAAGATGCATTGCCAGTACTTCCATCGTGCGCG TCATCTTGCTTCACCACTTTCGACGGCGACTCGCCATCAGCGAACACGACATGCAGCGATTTAGACATCAAGTGTATCTGCCAAGATGCCACATTCCTCGACACCATGATCTGTTGTCTGCACGAGGCCTGCTCTGATAGCGACCGTGAAAGCGCCGAGGCTTACGCAAGATCTCTATGCAAGA CAACGGGGAAAGCGACGAGCGCCGACGGAATTTCTCTCCCAACAGAATCGAGCGGTACATCCTCCGATAGCAACACAGGGGCCGGTGGAAGTTCTTCCGAGAACAGCTCGGGAAGCGACTACGGGTCTTCCAGCAGCCACCACAAGATACATCATAGCTCGAAAGCCGGCCTTGGTGCTGGTCTCGGCGTAGGACTCCCCGCCGCCGCGGCACTAATAGGAGGTATCCTCTACCGTCTCCGCCGAAAGAAGAACCCGCCAGCTGCACCACCGACAGCGCCAACTTTGACGAATGGCATAAATGAGCTCCCTGCTGGTTCGAATCCTCCCCACtttcagcctcaacctcagccagTTGGGACTTATCCTCAAGCCGGAGCGGCGGCCTATGGAACACTCGAGAAGGATACTAGCCATATGGGAGTAACCACAGCTTCATCTCCGGTCTATGAACTACCCCCTCAGCATCACCCACAGTCCGGATTGCCTCCATACGCATCGCCCCCTGTCCACGAATTGCCCTTGACTGGATGGCAGCAGCCTGAGTTGCCGGGAAGCACGGTACCGCCTGTACATGAACTGCCACTGAATCCGCATTTAAATCCGGGGGCACCGGGCAGTCAACCGCATTAG